Proteins from one Myxococcales bacterium genomic window:
- a CDS encoding TRAP transporter small permease, protein MQHLLNFFIFIDRSFAKIVRALLIMILLSMVAFVVLQVILRNIFHSGISWADIASRHMVLWIAFLGAMLATRSRHHISIDALTRLLPHTSRNVLRIVLDMLSCAVSVILTNASFAFVISEKTAGSELFIGIPTWIAQAVIPFGFFIIAIEYAIGIGLDIYRIRKYGDKHVAGRGRE, encoded by the coding sequence TTGCAGCATCTCTTGAATTTTTTCATATTCATAGACAGGTCGTTCGCAAAGATAGTGCGGGCGCTCCTTATCATGATATTGCTCTCCATGGTGGCCTTCGTCGTTCTTCAGGTCATCTTGCGAAACATATTTCACAGCGGAATATCTTGGGCCGATATCGCATCCAGGCACATGGTGCTATGGATCGCATTTCTCGGCGCAATGCTAGCCACTCGCAGCAGGCATCACATATCGATAGATGCTCTCACAAGACTTTTGCCACACACCTCCAGAAACGTTTTGAGAATAGTGCTCGACATGCTTTCCTGCGCTGTCTCTGTAATACTCACAAATGCCTCATTCGCTTTTGTTATATCAGAAAAGACAGCAGGCTCTGAACTCTTCATCGGCATTCCAACCTGGATAGCACAGGCCGTGATACCATTCGGATTCTTTATAATAGCGATCGAATACGCCATAGGCATAGGGCTCGACATCTACAGGATCAGAAAATACGGCGACAAGCACGTCGCAGGCAGGGGGCGCGAATGA
- a CDS encoding TRAP transporter large permease subunit encodes MSTLYILALALCAICGAPLFIIIGGLAIVLFTAVGIDPQAVIIDMYRLASAPMLIAIPLFTFAGYLLAESKSPERMVNLYRALFGWIPGGLAVVSFVACAFFTAFTGASGVTIIALGGLLYPILISEKYSEKFSLGLLTTGGSLGLLFPPSLPLILFAIISQVNVDALFLAGIVPGIILVLLLSLFSTYVSIKQKTTRQKFELRKVFSSLRDAAWIVPLPFIVLVGIYG; translated from the coding sequence ATGAGCACCCTCTACATATTGGCACTGGCTCTGTGCGCCATATGCGGCGCTCCTCTGTTCATAATAATAGGGGGCCTGGCTATCGTCCTATTCACCGCCGTAGGAATAGATCCCCAAGCAGTAATAATAGACATGTATCGTCTCGCTTCGGCGCCGATGTTGATAGCGATTCCGCTGTTTACCTTCGCGGGCTATCTTCTTGCAGAATCAAAGTCTCCAGAGCGAATGGTAAACCTCTACAGAGCCCTTTTCGGATGGATCCCTGGCGGGCTTGCCGTCGTATCCTTTGTGGCCTGTGCTTTTTTTACGGCGTTCACTGGAGCATCGGGAGTGACTATAATCGCGCTGGGAGGCCTACTCTACCCAATCCTCATCAGCGAAAAATATTCGGAAAAATTTTCCCTGGGTCTGCTCACTACAGGAGGGAGTTTGGGACTTCTTTTTCCGCCCAGCCTCCCGCTGATACTTTTTGCAATAATTTCCCAAGTGAACGTAGATGCTCTTTTTCTCGCCGGAATCGTGCCGGGAATAATCCTGGTGCTTCTGTTGTCGCTATTTAGCACATATGTAAGCATCAAACAAAAAACGACACGACAAAAATTCGAGCTTCGAAAGGTATTCAGCTCGCTACGCGACGCCGCCTGGATAGTTCCCCTCCCCTTCATCGTCCTGGTAGGAATCTACGGAG